Sequence from the Chrysiogenia bacterium genome:
GGCTCTCGAGTGGCAGACCATCCTTGTGGGTGACCAGCACATCGTGCCCATGCAGGTGGAATGCCACTTCAGAGCTCACGCTAAAGAGGCGTAGTCGCAGCACGTCGCCCTTTTTGACCGTCAGCGGCTGAGTCGTGGGAAAGGCTTTGCCATTGATTGAGAAATAATCGATGCCTTCGGTCGGATGGCCGCCCTTGCCGTAAACGCCGGCGACCTCCGAGTTCCACCCCGAAAACATCAGAATGGCTTCCTTGGTCACGCGCTTCTCGATTTCCGCGGGCTCCTTGGGATCGATGATGATCGGTCCCCACATGCCGCGGATACCGACGTGCTCGGGAACATTGACATGACAGTGGTACCACAGGCTCCCGGGTTTTTCGGCGACAAAGCTGTAGGTGAAGCTCTCTCCAGGGTTGATGGCCTTCTGGGTGATGTCGGGTACGCCGTCGTTCTTCCAGTTGTTTGTCATGTACTGACCGTGCCAGTGAATCGTGTGGGCCAGGGTGGTCATGTTGGTCAGTTTGACCTCGACGTGGTCACCCTGCTTCACATGAATCAGGGGCCCGGGCACCTGCCCGTTGTAGGCCCAGACCTTGGCCGTCAGACCGGGTGCGACTTCCAGGTCGACTTCCTCGATCGTCATCTCGAAGTGTCGGTCCTCCGCACGCGAGATCGACGGCACGAGCACGAGCGCGCCGAGAAAAATTGCAAGCATCAGGCGTCGCATCACTTGTTGTCTCCTTTTTTGCAGCAGAGCTCCCGCAGGTATTTCACCAGCGCGTGGATTTCTTCATCAGAGAGATTTCCATCCCAGTTGGGCATGAGAATCGACTTGTTGACGGCCTTGCCACCAAACTTGATGGCTTTGAACAGCTCGGCATCGGTGCGTGCCGACATTTCTGCCGTATCGGTGTGGTCACGCGGCGCAACATCCATGTCGTAGGAATTGACGCCGAAACTGTCACCGTGGAGGCCATGGCACTGGGCGCAGTAAAGCCGGTAGAGCTTCACGCCGTCATGTTTCTCCCCCGCTGATGCACGCCCCGGCAGCATCAGCGCCGCCACAGCAAGGAAGAGCAGGAGTGCGAGTTTCTTCATTTCTGTTCCTCCGCGATCATCTTGAGGTAGTTCACCAGTTTGTTGATCCCTTCGTCGGGAAGATGCCGGTTGGGCATCAGCGAGCGTGGCTCCCAGAGCGTCGGATTGCGCGTGTAAGAAATCATGTACTCGGGCTGCAGCCGCTCGAACGCGGTATAGAGTTCGGGTCCGGAAACGCCGCCAAAGTCGGGCGCGTCACGATGACATGCGGCGCAGCCTTTGAAGCTTCGAAAATCTTTTTCGGCCAGCACGCGCATCAGCTTCCCGGGCTTGAACTCTTCCTTGTCCGTTCGTTCCGGAAAGGGTCGCAGCGTCATCAGGTAATCGGCAACCTCTTCGGCCTCTTCCCTACCGAGCGGGG
This genomic interval carries:
- a CDS encoding cytochrome c; protein product: MKKLALLLFLAVAALMLPGRASAGEKHDGVKLYRLYCAQCHGLHGDSFGVNSYDMDVAPRDHTDTAEMSARTDAELFKAIKFGGKAVNKSILMPNWDGNLSDEEIHALVKYLRELCCKKGDNK
- a CDS encoding c-type cytochrome; the encoded protein is MWKHPTLTGLVCLLLGALVLPAGPAQAGDTGEQIVLKSCAECHAVKKPDDEFLTIDERMNRKGPPLYYAGQKYRAEWLKKWLQKPERITPGGVFFANATEVTDDGDEIVDTKLSAHAPLGREEAEEVADYLMTLRPFPERTDKEEFKPGKLMRVLAEKDFRSFKGCAACHRDAPDFGGVSGPELYTAFERLQPEYMISYTRNPTLWEPRSLMPNRHLPDEGINKLVNYLKMIAEEQK
- a CDS encoding multicopper oxidase domain-containing protein, with protein sequence MRRLMLAIFLGALVLVPSISRAEDRHFEMTIEEVDLEVAPGLTAKVWAYNGQVPGPLIHVKQGDHVEVKLTNMTTLAHTIHWHGQYMTNNWKNDGVPDITQKAINPGESFTYSFVAEKPGSLWYHCHVNVPEHVGIRGMWGPIIIDPKEPAEIEKRVTKEAILMFSGWNSEVAGVYGKGGHPTEGIDYFSINGKAFPTTQPLTVKKGDVLRLRLFSVSSEVAFHLHGHDVLVTHKDGLPLESPYYADVIPLLPGERIDGIVEMNNPGLWITHDHIEHHVSNNGKAPGGSVLVVEYEGLEQPDWYVWKNKQRNPDFYMSETMKKGYGLFNNEAFKGKAPIAEKKPRRRKKSQR